In Tripterygium wilfordii isolate XIE 37 chromosome 15, ASM1340144v1, whole genome shotgun sequence, one DNA window encodes the following:
- the LOC119980077 gene encoding outer envelope protein 80, chloroplastic-like, translating into MPKNDDVRFVSSSVKVPLFSPPVSQSPSFSLPFCSQTLASQFGKYRLSLCNFIDSLKARSNSTGSTISELLARRPRSHSILWGSASLSLNQSNEATQVGSDGKEATQQLQLKGGGGAHSASRHDEERVLISEVLVRNKDGEELERKDLEVEAITALKASRPNSALTVREVQEDVHRIIDSGYFSSCMPVAVDTRDGIRLVFQVEPNQEFHGLVCEGANVLPSKFIEDAFRDGYGKIVNIKRLDEVITSINGWYMERGLFGLVSGIEILSGGILRLQIAEAEVNNIAIRFLDRKTGEPTRGRTRPETILRQLTTKKGQVYSMLQGKRDVDTVLTMGIMEDVSIIPQPAGDTDKVDLIMNVVERPSGGFSAGGGISSGITGGPLPGLIGSFAYSHRNVFGRNQKLNISLERGQIDSIFRVNYTDPWIEGDDKRTSRTIMVQNSRTPGTIVHGNQRDNSSLTIGRITAGIEFSRPIRPKWSGTAGLIFQHSCARDEKGNPIIKDSYGSPLTASGRPHDDMLLTKFECVYTGSGDHGTSMFVNLEQGLPVWSEWLAFNRVNARARKGVEIGPALFVLSLSGGHVVGNFSPHEAFAIGGTNSVRGYEEGAVGSGRSYVVGSSEMSFPMFGPVGGVVFADYGTDLGSGPTVRGDPAGARYKPGSGYGYGFGVRVESPLGPLRLEYAFNDRQAKRFHFGVGHRN; encoded by the exons ATGCCGAAAAACGACGATGTACGCTTCGTGTCTTCTTCCGTCAAAGTTCCACTTTTCTCTCCACCTGTTTCGCAATCTCCGTCCTTCAGTCTCCCATTCTGCTCCCAAACTCTAGCTTCGCAGTTTGGCAAATACAGGCTCTCGCTTTGCAATTTTATTGACTCACTCAAAGCGCGCTCCAACTCAACAGGTTCAACTATATCCGAGTTACTGGCCCGGAGGCCTCGCTCACATTCTATTCTTTGGGGTTCGGCGTCGTTGTCTCTTAATCAGTCCAATGAGGCAACTCAGGTGGGGTCGGACGGGAAAGAGGCGACTCAGCAGCTGCAGCTgaagggtggtggtggtgcacaCTCTGCGAGCCGACATGACGAGGAGAGGGTGCTGATAAGCGAGGTGCTGGTGAGGAACAAGGATGGGGAAGAGTTGGAAAGGAAGGACCTTGAGGTGGAGGCCATCACAGCGCTCAAGGCCAGCCGCCCCAATTCGGCCCTCACAGTCCGCGAGGTGCAGGAGGACGTCCACAGAATCATCGACAGTGGTTACTTCAGCTCCTGCATGCCTGTTGCCGTTGACACGCGAGATGGTATCAGATTGGTCTTTCAG GTAGAACCAAACCAAGAGTTTCATGGACTGGTATGTGAAGGAGCTAATGTTCTTCCATCAAAATTTATAGAGGATGCTTTCCGTGATGGTTATG GAAAAATAGTTAACATCAAGCGTTTGGATGAAGTAATAACTTCAATCAATGGCTGGTACATGGAGCGTGGTCTTTTTGGTTTG GTTTCGGGTATTGAGATCCTTTCTGGTGGTATCTTAAGGTTACAAATTGCAGAGGCTGAGGTTAATAATATTGCCATTCGATTCCTTGACCGCAAAAC TGGTGAACCAACTAGAGGGAGGACGAGACCTGAAACAATACTGAGGCAGCTAACAACTAAGAAGGGACAG GTTTACAGCATGCTTCAAGGGAAAAGAGATGTAGATACTGTATTAACTATGGGAATAATGGAAGACGTTAGCATTATTCCTCAACCTGCAGGAG ATACAGATAAGGTGGATTTGATAATGAATGTTGTTGAACGCCCAAGCGGAGGTTTTTCTGCTGGTGGTGGAATATCGAGTGG GATTACCGGTGGGCCTCTACCAGGACTAATTGGAAG TTTTGCATATTCTCATAGGAATGTTTTTGGAAGAAACCAGAAACTGAATATTTCCTTGGAAAGGGGCCAAATTGATTCAATTTTCCGCGTAAATTATACAGACCCATGGATTGAAGGAGATGACAAAAGGACATCTAGAACAATTATGGTTCAG AACTCGAGAACGCCTGGAACAATTGTTCATGGTAACCAACGTGACAATAGTAGTCTGACTATTGGCCGTATAACTGCTGGTATAGAATTTAGTCGACCAATCAGGCCAAAGTGGAGTGGAACTGCAGGGCTAATATTTCAG CATTCTTGTGCGCGTGATGAAAAGGGAAATCCTATTATTAAGGATTCCTATGGCAGTCCCCTTACTGCTAG tGGCAGGCCTCATGATGACATGTTGCTCACTAAGTTTGAGTGTGTCTATACTGGTTCTGGTGATCATGGGACTTCAATG TTTGTAAATTTGGAGCAAGGACTTCCTGTTTGGTCTGAGTGGCTGGCTTTCAACAGAGTGAATGCTCGAGCCAGAAAGGGTGTTGAAATTGGTCCTGCTCTCTTTGTTTTAAG TTTGTCTGGTGGTCATGTGGTAGGTAATTTCTCTCCTCATGAAGCATTTGCCATTGGTGGAACAAACAGCGTAAGAGGTTATGAAGAAGGCGCTGTCGGTTCTGGTCGATCTTATGTAGTTGGCTCCAGTGAAATGTCATTTCCCATG TTTGGGCCAGTGGGAGGAGTTGTATTTGCTGATTATGGAACCGATCTTGGATCAGGTCCCACCGTGCGTG